A window from Moritella yayanosii encodes these proteins:
- the tssC gene encoding type VI secretion system contractile sheath large subunit: MSDIAAAQELESTEGQVSILDQVIGATKQTEISRSQELIKTLTEEALNGTVSWNKNLTVTFNESIAALDAKISKQLAKIMHHDKFQKLEGSWRGVHTLVSSSDTGGSLKLRLISITKKELHKDLSKAVEFDQSQIFKKVYEGEFGIAGGEPFGAIVGDYEFNNHPEDIETLSLMSNVSASGFCPFLSASAPELFGFDSWNEMDKPRDLSKVFESLEYTKWNSFRESADSRFVTLTMPRVLARLPYGEATSPVEEFRYEEFELAENGQSSTEADHDDYCWSNAAYALASRLTEAFSKYGFCTAIRGAEGGGKVTGLPTHTFISNDGDPTLKCPTEIGITDRREAELSKLGFLPICHYKDKDYAVFFGAQSCQKAGQYNDPDARANAAISTRLPYIMATSRFAHYLKVMGRDKVGSFAEAKDLENWLNRWILGFVNASEGGGQEIRAKYPLADAKVTVAEIPGKPGSYNAIAWMRPWLQMEELSTSLRLVAKIPEGN, encoded by the coding sequence ATGTCTGATATTGCAGCAGCACAAGAACTCGAGTCGACCGAAGGTCAAGTATCGATACTTGACCAAGTCATTGGCGCCACTAAGCAAACTGAAATATCGCGCTCACAAGAACTGATTAAAACGTTAACCGAAGAAGCGTTAAATGGCACGGTTAGTTGGAATAAGAATCTAACCGTTACCTTCAATGAATCGATTGCAGCTCTTGATGCTAAAATTTCCAAGCAGTTAGCTAAAATCATGCATCATGACAAATTCCAAAAATTGGAAGGTTCGTGGCGTGGTGTGCATACCTTGGTGAGCAGTTCAGATACGGGCGGTTCGTTAAAGTTACGCTTGATCTCGATAACTAAAAAAGAACTACATAAAGATTTAAGTAAAGCGGTTGAGTTTGATCAAAGCCAGATATTTAAAAAGGTTTATGAAGGTGAATTTGGTATTGCGGGTGGTGAACCGTTTGGTGCAATTGTTGGTGACTATGAGTTTAATAATCACCCCGAAGATATCGAAACGCTGTCATTGATGTCGAACGTATCAGCCTCTGGTTTCTGCCCGTTCTTATCCGCATCGGCACCTGAATTATTTGGTTTTGATTCTTGGAATGAAATGGATAAACCCCGTGATCTGAGTAAAGTATTTGAGTCACTGGAATACACTAAATGGAATTCATTCCGAGAAAGTGCGGATTCACGCTTCGTGACACTGACTATGCCACGTGTTTTGGCGCGTTTACCTTATGGTGAAGCGACATCACCAGTTGAAGAGTTCCGTTACGAAGAGTTTGAATTAGCAGAAAACGGGCAATCGTCAACAGAAGCCGATCATGATGACTATTGCTGGTCAAATGCAGCGTATGCATTGGCATCTCGCCTTACTGAAGCATTTTCAAAATATGGGTTCTGTACTGCAATTCGTGGTGCTGAAGGTGGAGGTAAAGTAACCGGCCTGCCAACCCATACTTTCATTAGTAATGATGGCGATCCAACGCTCAAATGTCCAACCGAAATTGGCATTACCGACCGTCGTGAAGCGGAGTTAAGCAAACTCGGTTTCTTGCCTATTTGTCATTATAAAGATAAAGATTACGCGGTATTCTTTGGCGCGCAATCTTGCCAGAAAGCGGGTCAATATAACGATCCAGATGCCCGAGCAAACGCCGCAATATCAACACGTTTACCTTATATTATGGCCACGTCACGCTTTGCGCATTACCTTAAGGTGATGGGCCGAGATAAAGTCGGTAGCTTTGCTGAAGCGAAAGACCTTGAAAATTGGTTAAACCGTTGGATCCTTGGTTTTGTTAATGCGTCTGAAGGTGGTGGTCAAGAAATTCGCGCGAAATATCCATTAGCCGATGCGAAAGTAACTGTTGCAGAAATTCCGGGTAAACCAGGTAGTTATAACGCTATCGCCTGGATGCGTCCGTGGTTACAAATGGAAGAATTAAGCACGTCGTTACGTCTTGTGGCTAAAATTCCAGAAGGTAATTAA
- the tssC gene encoding type VI secretion system contractile sheath large subunit has product MMQQTIINQSETIDAKASMSSVDNNSDSNSDKSSDSSTDNITKKSTDSKNQTNNAFVLNAVDLLQQDFLQHMDVEDDLSIEELLVWLVDNGMQTQGHFRQALNATLTRLLTDLDKILNTTMNNIIHHNKFQRLEASWRGVHYLVQQEQAIDREELIQVRMLSISWQEISRDFSRAIEFDQSNLYRLIYSNEFGQAGGQPFGLLLGDYQITNRIQPGNSLSDIDILRNMTQVSAAAFAPFIVSASPQFFGVNSFAELGLGADIDKHFEQLEYMQWRRLRETEDARYLGLTVPYMLMRSPYLDDGRFHHQFRFRERIENSEQDNLWGNIGYSFAVILMRSFASSKWFAQIRGVNQGEISRGLVDQFPHHYLGAGSSLSMNCDVYKRRNQIPLNMYVSERLEKQFSEAGFIPLSVLQHTDKLAFFSNSSVQKAVNYIHSGVQVTTDAKIAQVNARLATMLQYILCVSRFAHAIKVIGREKVGSYLTAQQIQGDIQKWLQGYTAAAGSASDEVRSKRPLSEARVEVHEVKGKIGHFYSVIHLKPHFQLDQMVSSIRLITELASSDVAV; this is encoded by the coding sequence ATGATGCAGCAAACCATTATTAACCAGTCCGAAACAATAGACGCTAAAGCCTCGATGTCTTCTGTGGACAATAATAGCGACAGCAATTCTGATAAAAGTAGCGATAGCAGTACTGATAATATTACCAAAAAGAGTACCGACAGTAAGAATCAAACTAATAATGCTTTTGTATTGAATGCTGTGGATCTTTTACAGCAGGATTTCTTGCAACATATGGATGTTGAAGATGACCTCAGTATTGAAGAATTATTGGTTTGGCTCGTAGATAACGGCATGCAAACGCAGGGACATTTCAGGCAAGCACTGAATGCTACCTTGACTCGGTTGTTAACAGACCTAGATAAAATATTGAATACCACGATGAACAACATTATTCATCATAATAAGTTTCAACGGCTTGAAGCAAGTTGGCGTGGTGTGCATTATCTGGTGCAGCAAGAGCAAGCCATTGATCGGGAAGAGTTGATTCAAGTTAGGATGCTAAGTATTTCGTGGCAAGAAATTTCGCGAGACTTTAGTCGCGCCATCGAATTTGATCAGAGTAATCTATACCGCCTTATTTACAGTAATGAATTCGGTCAAGCTGGTGGTCAGCCGTTTGGGTTATTACTCGGTGATTATCAGATCACTAATCGCATACAACCGGGTAATTCATTGTCCGACATTGATATTCTACGTAATATGACGCAAGTCTCTGCAGCGGCTTTCGCGCCCTTTATCGTCTCTGCTAGTCCGCAGTTTTTCGGGGTTAACAGCTTTGCTGAATTAGGTTTAGGTGCGGATATTGATAAACATTTCGAACAGCTAGAATATATGCAATGGCGTCGTTTGCGTGAAACTGAAGATGCACGTTATCTTGGCCTTACCGTGCCGTATATGTTAATGCGCAGTCCTTATTTAGACGATGGCCGTTTTCATCATCAATTTCGTTTTCGTGAACGTATTGAAAATTCCGAACAAGATAACTTATGGGGCAATATTGGCTATTCGTTTGCAGTGATATTGATGCGATCTTTTGCTAGTTCAAAATGGTTTGCGCAGATCCGCGGGGTTAATCAGGGTGAAATCAGTCGTGGGTTAGTTGACCAATTCCCGCATCACTATTTGGGGGCCGGATCGTCACTGAGTATGAATTGTGACGTGTATAAACGTCGCAACCAAATACCCTTAAATATGTATGTAAGTGAACGGTTAGAAAAACAGTTTTCGGAAGCGGGTTTTATCCCGTTATCGGTGTTACAACACACCGACAAATTGGCCTTTTTTAGTAATTCTTCAGTGCAAAAAGCAGTGAATTATATACATAGTGGTGTGCAAGTGACAACGGATGCAAAAATCGCACAGGTTAACGCACGACTCGCGACTATGCTGCAATACATTCTTTGTGTATCACGGTTTGCTCATGCGATTAAAGTTATCGGCCGCGAAAAAGTGGGTAGTTATTTAACCGCGCAGCAGATCCAAGGTGATATTCAAAAATGGCTGCAGGGATATACGGCTGCCGCAGGCAGTGCTTCTGACGAAGTAAGGTCAAAGCGACCTCTGAGTGAAGCGCGAGTCGAAGTACACGAAGTGAAAGGAAAAATAGGTCATTTTTATTCAGTCATACACTTAAAACCCCATTTTCAATTAGATCAAATGGTGTCGTCGATCCGCTTAATTACGGAGTTGGCGAGCAGTGATGTTGCCGTGTAG
- a CDS encoding type VI secretion system accessory protein TagJ, whose amino-acid sequence MQEIKQLIEAGKLQDAISYCQAILKKQPLETDIRSAYIELLCVNGELDKADKQINLLLSQAPDTAIGGKNVQQLIRAQQSRVDFSQGGATAEVFSDVDAELKAIVALQVAIKDQNNADVVSLCAALESARYQSSPTQPRDLDDSLAGYLEVLGTNGKFYLVKFSQISVLEWQAPTSILEQVWRRVHIDIINGPSGDAFIPLTYLNSQSDAEKLGRETDWQAMSQAANNEQSMYQGVGHKMLLIGESAQQLTYFTRDLDVQETEVDTSPQAALV is encoded by the coding sequence ATGCAAGAGATAAAACAATTAATTGAAGCTGGCAAGCTACAAGACGCAATTAGTTATTGTCAGGCAATATTAAAAAAACAACCGCTAGAAACCGATATCCGCAGTGCCTATATCGAGCTGTTATGTGTTAATGGCGAGTTAGATAAAGCCGATAAACAAATTAACTTGTTGCTGAGTCAAGCGCCTGATACGGCGATTGGTGGTAAAAATGTACAACAATTAATTCGTGCACAACAGTCCCGTGTTGATTTTTCACAAGGTGGTGCTACTGCCGAAGTGTTCAGTGACGTTGATGCCGAGCTTAAGGCGATTGTGGCATTGCAGGTTGCGATTAAAGACCAGAATAATGCCGATGTTGTCAGTCTGTGTGCCGCGTTAGAAAGTGCCCGTTATCAGTCGAGTCCGACCCAACCACGTGATCTTGATGATAGCCTCGCTGGTTATCTGGAAGTGCTGGGCACCAATGGTAAATTTTACTTAGTTAAATTTTCACAAATCAGTGTATTAGAATGGCAAGCGCCAACGTCAATATTGGAACAAGTATGGCGTCGTGTGCATATTGACATTATCAACGGCCCCAGTGGCGATGCATTCATTCCGTTAACTTATCTTAATAGCCAATCTGATGCCGAAAAACTAGGTCGCGAAACCGATTGGCAAGCAATGAGCCAAGCTGCAAATAACGAGCAGAGCATGTACCAAGGTGTGGGGCATAAAATGTTATTAATCGGTGAGTCCGCGCAGCAACTTACTTATTTTACGCGTGATCTTGATGTTCAGGAAACGGAAGTTGATACATCGCCACAAGCAGCGTTAGTTTAA
- the tssE gene encoding type VI secretion system baseplate subunit TssE: MAVNNKQLIEASLLDKLIDLEPNISNAQEKRTGITVRALRRAMKRDLENLLNSKIRWMNWSHYYRELDNSLFNYGLPDFSGVPVGTLDGRLALCAKVKDTILRFEPRIIEVNVEPIDVDDDIDRSLKLRIEALMHADPHPELISLESEIEPVYLGISVSDNLY, translated from the coding sequence ATGGCAGTCAACAATAAACAGCTTATCGAAGCATCATTATTAGATAAGCTGATTGATTTAGAACCCAATATTAGTAATGCTCAGGAAAAGCGTACCGGTATAACGGTGCGGGCATTACGCCGAGCAATGAAACGAGACTTAGAAAACTTATTAAATTCAAAGATAAGGTGGATGAATTGGTCACATTATTATCGTGAGCTGGATAATTCATTGTTTAACTATGGTTTACCTGATTTTTCGGGGGTTCCGGTAGGGACATTAGATGGCAGACTGGCATTATGCGCCAAAGTCAAAGACACCATTCTGCGTTTCGAACCGCGTATTATCGAGGTGAATGTCGAACCGATTGATGTAGATGATGATATTGACCGGTCTTTAAAGTTGCGCATTGAAGCGCTGATGCACGCGGACCCACATCCTGAACTGATCAGTTTAGAATCTGAAATTGAACCAGTTTATCTGGGCATATCGGTCTCTGATAATTTGTATTAA
- the tssF gene encoding type VI secretion system baseplate subunit TssF: MSDDLLSYYNRELSYLRRMGADYAKKYPKIAGRLKLDDDSVEDPHVSRLLEGVSLLTAQIRQKLDDSFPELTDALLGQLAPDYQVTIPSLGICQLNVNEIVSNGSLFAKGSRVVTHVAGYKACEFTTCYDTDVKPLTIEDIRFKNAPFNAPDSPWITKPHSVLQFSLKHFVAGDNLSMVNPDKLRFYLGGQLQHAFLLYTHLFQHLIGISISAKDDFSHSKTLETRHLSTVGFDHDESVLPYGKKSFDGYRLLVEQFVFPQKFLFVELVDLLSKLTPEYHDEVQFHFYFSAPSSELESNINHDSLKLNCTPIINCFEQQLEPVILSPSVYEYRIVADNRDESCSEVVAITDVALYDSEMDKTILGPFYSQSHPSYQDVQHFWVARREHSDWSGGVAQKGTELFISVVDREFNSFTDVAANGSSQRLSLHGRCSNRNLPVQLPYGGGNPVLHTPTGGHMVQSATCMTPFTAAVRPELGKATRWQLLRLVSLEHFSGNEGRDKLCDLLHLFNFANNAASNTQIQHIDALTITPATAKLQVQGRMGVCYGSDINLTLNPAGFPDNDLFFFASVLDRFFALFAAINSFTRLKVTCHGSTQLYHQWPARIGERALL; encoded by the coding sequence ATGAGTGATGATTTATTAAGTTATTATAATCGTGAGTTAAGTTACCTAAGACGTATGGGCGCTGACTATGCTAAAAAATATCCAAAAATAGCAGGTCGATTAAAGCTTGATGATGACTCAGTCGAAGATCCACATGTATCACGGTTGCTCGAAGGGGTATCGTTATTAACCGCACAAATTAGACAAAAACTCGATGATAGTTTTCCGGAATTAACCGATGCCTTGTTAGGGCAGCTGGCGCCTGATTATCAAGTAACTATTCCGTCACTGGGTATTTGCCAACTTAATGTCAACGAGATTGTCAGCAATGGTAGCTTATTTGCAAAAGGCAGTCGTGTGGTTACTCATGTGGCGGGGTACAAGGCTTGTGAGTTTACCACCTGTTATGATACCGACGTTAAACCACTGACTATTGAAGATATACGCTTTAAAAATGCCCCTTTCAATGCGCCTGATTCGCCTTGGATCACTAAACCGCATTCGGTATTACAATTTAGCTTAAAGCATTTTGTGGCGGGTGATAATTTATCCATGGTTAATCCAGATAAATTACGCTTTTACCTTGGCGGGCAGCTGCAGCACGCATTTTTACTCTATACCCATTTATTCCAACATCTTATTGGTATTAGCATCAGTGCCAAAGATGATTTTAGTCACAGTAAAACGCTCGAAACGAGGCACCTTTCGACTGTCGGTTTTGACCATGACGAGTCTGTATTACCTTATGGCAAAAAATCATTTGATGGTTATCGCTTGTTAGTCGAGCAATTTGTGTTTCCGCAGAAGTTTTTGTTTGTGGAATTAGTCGATTTATTATCTAAATTGACCCCGGAATACCATGATGAGGTGCAGTTTCATTTCTATTTTTCAGCGCCTTCATCAGAACTCGAATCAAACATTAATCACGACAGCCTGAAGTTAAACTGCACGCCGATAATCAATTGTTTCGAGCAGCAGTTAGAGCCCGTTATACTGAGCCCAAGTGTCTATGAATACCGCATAGTGGCAGATAATCGTGACGAGTCATGTTCTGAAGTTGTCGCGATTACGGATGTCGCTTTGTATGACAGCGAGATGGATAAAACCATACTCGGGCCATTTTACAGCCAAAGTCATCCCAGCTATCAAGATGTGCAGCATTTTTGGGTGGCAAGGCGTGAACATTCAGATTGGTCGGGCGGTGTTGCCCAAAAAGGTACGGAGTTATTCATCTCGGTTGTTGATCGCGAATTCAATAGTTTTACGGATGTAGCCGCAAATGGGAGCAGCCAACGGTTAAGTTTACATGGCCGTTGTTCTAATCGGAATTTACCGGTGCAGTTACCTTATGGCGGTGGTAACCCTGTTTTACATACCCCAACGGGTGGTCATATGGTACAAAGTGCGACCTGTATGACGCCATTTACCGCGGCAGTACGCCCTGAATTAGGTAAAGCCACGCGTTGGCAGTTATTACGTTTGGTGAGTCTTGAGCATTTCTCCGGCAACGAGGGCCGCGATAAACTGTGTGATTTATTACACCTGTTTAACTTTGCTAATAATGCTGCCAGTAATACCCAAATCCAACATATTGACGCGTTAACCATTACGCCTGCGACAGCTAAGTTACAAGTACAAGGTCGAATGGGGGTGTGTTATGGCAGTGATATTAATTTAACCTTAAACCCTGCGGGTTTCCCGGACAATGACTTATTTTTCTTTGCCTCGGTGCTCGATCGTTTCTTTGCTTTGTTTGCTGCGATCAATAGTTTTACCCGTCTTAAGGTCACTTGCCATGGCAGTACGCAGCTATATCATCAATGGCCTGCGCGTATTGGCGAACGAGCTTTGCTGTAA
- the tssG gene encoding type VI secretion system baseplate subunit TssG, protein MLEKDLMQFPHDYDFYQAVYAVQNQAKRAGLENGAIGRDNFPSLEAVRFSVAQQVGYAGAPISQVTKVADSHQLDLAVTFLGLTGVNGALPFHYTEAILQRMRHKDHALRDFFDMFNNRIIALYYRSWEKYRFAIGYEQNGCNPTDPISVALSNLTGADDDLELYFASYFKHAIRNEANLRNMLQEIVAGDVVIKTLQGQWINMADDEVTRLCSRQQPEGAFACLGVNSMVGGKMWDLSSKIDIVLKPSDASDFDQLKPNSAKRKIIENLVASYLGPAVKSSLKVEADYAAIVKPRLGAVEMKLGSGAMLLHDESQGEQARKVCL, encoded by the coding sequence ATGTTAGAAAAAGATTTAATGCAATTTCCGCATGATTATGATTTTTATCAAGCCGTTTATGCCGTGCAAAACCAAGCAAAACGGGCCGGACTTGAGAATGGTGCCATTGGTCGTGATAATTTCCCCAGCCTTGAAGCGGTACGTTTTTCAGTTGCGCAGCAAGTTGGTTATGCAGGTGCTCCAATTAGCCAAGTGACCAAGGTCGCAGATAGCCATCAGTTAGATTTGGCGGTGACATTTTTAGGCTTGACGGGTGTGAATGGGGCTCTGCCATTTCATTATACCGAAGCCATTCTGCAGCGAATGCGACATAAAGATCATGCATTACGTGATTTCTTCGATATGTTTAATAACCGCATCATTGCCTTGTATTATCGCAGTTGGGAAAAATATCGTTTTGCCATTGGTTATGAACAAAACGGCTGTAACCCCACCGATCCCATCAGCGTAGCGCTGAGTAATTTAACTGGCGCGGATGATGATTTAGAACTCTATTTTGCCAGTTATTTCAAACATGCCATTCGTAACGAAGCTAATTTACGCAATATGTTGCAAGAGATTGTGGCAGGCGACGTTGTCATTAAGACACTGCAAGGTCAGTGGATCAACATGGCGGATGATGAAGTCACCCGGTTATGTTCACGGCAACAACCTGAAGGTGCATTCGCCTGCTTAGGGGTTAATAGCATGGTTGGTGGCAAGATGTGGGACCTGAGTAGCAAGATAGATATAGTGTTAAAGCCAAGTGATGCGTCGGACTTTGATCAGCTAAAACCTAATTCAGCCAAACGTAAGATAATTGAAAACCTAGTTGCCAGTTACCTTGGCCCAGCAGTCAAAAGTAGTTTAAAAGTAGAGGCTGATTATGCGGCGATTGTTAAACCACGCTTAGGCGCTGTCGAAATGAAACTGGGTTCTGGCGCTATGTTGTTACATGACGAATCACAGGGGGAACAGGCACGTAAGGTGTGTTTATGA
- the ushA gene encoding bifunctional UDP-sugar hydrolase/5'-nucleotidase UshA produces the protein MNNVFLKTMIAASLSVTLTACDDNESNYSTCVDAGDECQQFTLLHTNDNHGRFWENSYGEYGMAARKTLIDTITAEVESSGGEILLLSGGDINTGVPESDLQDARPDFIGMNLLGYDAMAVGNHEFDNPLSVLEMQRELADFPMLAANIYDNETGERYFDPYKIFEINGVRIAVIGLTTEDTVKIGNPEFISGLRFTDPKIEVQLVIDEINAANSADVIFATTHMGHYADGQHGSNAPGDVALARALNEGALDVIIGGHSQNPVCMEVDSNSYADFQPTGECIPDQQNGTYIMQAFEWGKYVGRADFEFYNQQLHLVNYRLIPVNIKVKNENGERVLVADPIIPDATVKEILSQYQAKGQEELSEVIATTDELLDGARANVRSQQTNLGHLIATAHSLKVNADIGIMNSGGVRASIEAGDITYKDVLTVQPFGNTLTKSTMTGAQISTYLSDVATKQVGSGAYAQLIGVTMSVDCQNQSVSISDINNKGFSDTASYSFTVPSFNAAGGDGYPVIDPVMTGYVDAEVLYSFFKEKGNIVASEFTPSNQVVYTNSDSVNGCLINE, from the coding sequence ATGAATAATGTATTTTTGAAGACGATGATTGCAGCGAGTTTATCAGTCACATTAACAGCATGTGATGATAATGAGTCCAATTACAGCACATGCGTAGACGCGGGAGATGAATGTCAGCAGTTTACCTTATTACACACCAATGATAATCATGGCCGCTTCTGGGAAAATAGCTATGGTGAATATGGCATGGCAGCCCGTAAAACATTGATTGATACCATTACTGCAGAAGTCGAGTCTTCAGGCGGCGAAATATTATTGTTATCGGGTGGTGATATTAATACCGGCGTACCGGAATCTGATTTACAAGATGCGAGACCTGATTTTATCGGGATGAATCTGCTTGGTTATGATGCGATGGCTGTCGGTAACCATGAGTTTGATAACCCATTATCGGTGTTAGAAATGCAGCGAGAATTAGCTGATTTTCCAATGTTAGCCGCCAACATATATGATAATGAAACGGGCGAACGTTACTTTGACCCTTATAAAATATTTGAGATTAATGGCGTACGTATTGCAGTCATTGGCCTAACAACAGAAGACACGGTGAAAATTGGCAATCCCGAATTTATCAGTGGACTTAGATTTACCGATCCGAAAATTGAAGTGCAACTGGTTATTGATGAAATTAACGCTGCAAATAGCGCGGACGTGATATTTGCCACAACTCATATGGGGCATTATGCCGACGGCCAGCATGGCAGTAATGCACCGGGTGATGTGGCACTTGCTCGTGCGTTAAACGAAGGCGCGCTGGACGTTATTATTGGCGGCCATTCGCAAAACCCTGTGTGTATGGAAGTAGATAGCAACAGCTATGCAGACTTTCAACCGACAGGTGAATGTATTCCTGATCAACAAAATGGCACCTATATAATGCAAGCCTTTGAATGGGGGAAGTATGTAGGTCGAGCTGATTTTGAATTTTATAACCAACAACTACACTTGGTTAATTATCGATTAATCCCTGTTAACATTAAAGTTAAAAATGAAAATGGCGAGCGTGTGCTTGTTGCAGATCCGATTATCCCCGACGCAACGGTTAAAGAGATCTTATCCCAGTACCAAGCTAAGGGACAAGAAGAACTTAGCGAGGTTATTGCCACAACCGATGAACTATTAGATGGCGCACGGGCTAATGTTCGTTCTCAACAAACTAACTTGGGTCATCTCATTGCGACTGCGCATTCGCTCAAGGTTAACGCGGATATTGGTATTATGAATTCGGGCGGGGTGCGTGCATCAATCGAAGCCGGAGATATTACCTATAAAGACGTATTAACCGTGCAACCTTTTGGTAATACATTAACTAAAAGCACGATGACGGGTGCCCAAATCAGCACTTATTTGAGTGACGTAGCCACTAAGCAAGTTGGTTCGGGTGCTTATGCGCAATTAATCGGTGTAACCATGTCGGTTGATTGCCAAAATCAAAGTGTGTCGATCAGCGATATAAACAATAAAGGCTTTAGTGATACGGCGAGTTATAGTTTTACTGTGCCAAGTTTTAATGCGGCGGGTGGTGATGGCTATCCAGTTATTGACCCGGTCATGACTGGTTATGTGGATGCTGAAGTGTTGTATTCATTTTTCAAGGAAAAAGGCAATATTGTTGCGAGTGAATTTACACCCTCAAATCAGGTGGTTTATACCAATTCAGACAGTGTGAACGGTTGTTTGATTAACGAGTAA